The Plasmodium vivax chromosome 12, whole genome shotgun sequence genomic interval TCAGGCTCTTCTCATACAAATACACATTCCCATTATCGGTGAAAACGGAATagcaattattattaatcCACAGAAAATTCACAAACTGGGAGTTAAAACAAACATTCGTAATTTCATACAAagagaagtaaaaaaagttgcaaatgTATAACGTTTTACTTGTTAACACTAGACAAAAAAAACCGTTCGGCGCGAACGCAACTTTTATCACCGCGCCGTTTAGAAAAATCCGCTTGCTCAGTTCGtacgaaaattttttattcttcttcgAGTAGTAATCTATCAACAAATCGCAGTGGCTAATATTGCTGTAGACGATTTTCCCGTAAATGTATTCCACCTTCCCTGTGTTGTAACCCAGAACGAAATTGTTAATCAAATTGCAGTTATTCGAATTGTTATCAAAGCACACACACGTCACATACTCGCAGTTGTTCCTTCTATCTTTCATCAAATGGGACGGGGCATTGTACACATACTCCTTCAAATCGGACAGCATGTAGTGTTCCTTCTTCCTATGCATGTCTACACTATCGGATGTGGTAGCCTCATCATCCTTACTGCCCAACGGGGAGTAATAATCATGAGGAAATGTCTGCTCACCCTCTCGAACATATTTCTCtgaattttcattttcttcataaatgAACTGCCTCGGATTTTCATCATTGATAACCATATCTGggtacttcttttttatattttttaaaatgtttgaaATTAATATGTCTGTGTATTTTATatgctcccttttttcgtaGCCCAAAATTAAGTTGCTCACTTGTACTCTCTCGCTTTTCATTTCGACATTACCCACCACGTTGTTGAAGTTGTTTTCTATTTGCTTAAAATTGATGAATATCATTTGTGCCTTCCCAGAGAATAGAATATCTTGAATTAACTCCCCCTCCTCGTTTATGCTATTTTcgaacttttttaaaaactccGTGTACTCACTTGTGTTGCCGCCCGTTGTAGCGCCTCCCTCTCCGTACGCGCCACCCCCACTATTTGCCGAATAACCCTCTTCAAACAAATTGCCAAAAAAGAAGCTCCTAACGCGTCTCATCGAATCTAGGAATCTGCTCCCCGCTCCCGCAGCGCCGGCTCGTGAAGCGCCCCCTCCTGCACCACTACCTCCCCCTCTGCCCTTCTCACCATTCAGTATGTGGTCTaactcctcctccttcgtTCTCATTTGCCTCAACTTGTAGTCGTAATCAAATCTATGAATGAACGGAAGGATCGACGACAAAATGATAATCCCGTTGTCGTTCGTATTATAATTGCAGTCAACGCAATTGTACACAAAATACGGGGCTATATATTTCCTCCTCGCGAGAAAATCGTGATTGATCATTCTTTGGTCTTCGTGCTTCTTTAAGTACTTCATATAGTCCTTCACGTTCCTATCAAAATAATTCGTCAACGAGTAATTCTTTATGTACGTGTAGTCCAAAATGttaaagtgaaaaattttacttaaaaacaTGAAGACACTTTTCACCCAATCTttaacggaaaaaaaagtattacaCAAATGTATCAACATATTGTCTGACTCAATCATATTTTCAATGATGACACTTTTATTTGCGTCTAACGtgtactttattttttgattcCCTCCGCCGTTGcctttctcctccccttccCCATCCTCCTTCTCATCCTTCTTTATCTTAAATTTGTAATACGCGTTATCGTTCAGATAGACGtactcttcattttctttcaccATACTTCCTGACAAGTTACGCGGCTTCTCCTCTATCTGATAATACGTGTTCTCTAAATCCGTTTGGTTAGTTATATATTCATACACATTCTTTTTGTTTGCGTGGATGTAATACACCACTTCGTTAACCTTGGCCAGCTCGTTAATGCTGCTTCGGTTAGATGTGGTCTCTCGCTTCTTCATATCCTTctcgttttcattttttaatctcttcatgtataaaaatttatcatCCTTCTCGAAACCGCTCAGCGTGCTACTGTACTTGTCATActtactttttaaataaaaatcttTTTCCAATTTATCCCTCCCAAAATGCCCCTCATCGTCTTTCTTCTTAATCGTCTCCTTCAATCCGTAGTCATTTTTCCCGTGCCCATCGACTTTATGTATTCTTTGCATAAAATCGTATTCCTCGCTGAAGTCGTTCATTTTGTCTGCTTTCCGCCGGTTGCGCTTCCTTCGACTGGCTATTCCACCGCTCGGTTACGTTTTCTCGCTAACTGTTTTCTTGCTAACTTTTTTCTCTtgccttttcacttttccgCATGTTTACGCGGCCTAGACGACTGCGCTCGTCGCTTCACGCCGACTATTCAAGCCGCCTTATTAAGCCGCCTCTCCCAGGTAAGCAGCAAACACGCTTACACGGTTCTCACTTGGGAAAACACAAAcggggaagaaacaaaaaggctgcaaaaaaaactCTTCCTAATTATGCGCACTACTTTCATTATGACAAGCTGAGCTCCATCCCTTTAAAAACCGCGCATTGGGGCAACAAACTGTTTCCGCGCAAAGGCTTTAACgcatgaaaagaaaaagtaaaaaaaaggctcacTGACGGGACTTTTGAAAAGGAGGCACGTAAATAAATCGGCATCTTTTTGACAATCGGAGGCGCCCACTAAACGGCTTTCCAGGCGATTCTCGCGCGTTTCGCTCGCTTTACGCTCCTTTTACGCTCGTTTTTCACGCTCTTTTCACGCTTTTTTCACGCTTCTCCTCGCCAAAGCGCATTTCTCACCCGAGGGCgttctccccccaaatgagctTCCGCACAgctccccttcccctttttttcccctgtgcgagagaaaaatacataaacatCTGCATACGCGCAGGCGCGGGCGCATAGGcgcaaatatgtatatatatagggAACGTAAAAATATGGGTCAaccttttttgccaaatttgaaaatggaaaaaaagataagtaaaaaggggggggaggaggaaacaaacaatttaaattacaaaaagggaaaaattatttcaaaacgTACAGAAGGAGAAACGAAAACACATTTGCCATAATTTAAGCGGCACATGAGGGATGCGTACTTTTCCTTCTCGCGCACTGCAATTTCAATTGCCCTTTCGCGTGTtgagaacaatttttttgccaaccATCTCGCGGAGAGTTTCTCCcatgggaagaagaaaaattcatCGCCGCGCGGATCCTACGTTGCAAACATGAATGTAAAAAcaatatacatgtgcatacgtatacgtatatgtaaTATGTCCTTCTGCACAGCTCGGgaccttttcttcatttaagTACGCGTATGCAGATTTCCCCTCACCCTCACGTGTAGGATGGTAATACAAATTATGCCAACCCTGCAATAGGCAGAGGAACAACAGCCATATAATCACGCTTTAACttttccacaaaaaaaaaaaaaaaaaaaaaaaaaaaaatgagaaatggCTAACCAGGGTTAAATCTGAAAGCGGCTTCGAACAAAAGTTTTTTAAAGACGCCTTCTGCCTATGTGACAACTTATGTAAACAGAACTGCATAATGTAGTAGCATACTGGagtgaattttttctttttccccttccacaATGCAGTTAttatatgtacgcatgtcCCTCTCACgcatgtgaaaaaatttgttacATACCGCTAACCATGCTAAGGgcgtacatttttaaaattatccCTGCTGTGACGTGCCGGGATCCCTCGCCCAAGTGCGCGTTCTCCCCAGCCGCTCCCTCCAATGAACGGTCTTTCGCGACTTAAATCTCGCACTTGCAAACCAGCAGCTCGGAAAAagttacacattttttgcgaCGAACAGAGCTACGCTGATAATTTGACTCGCCTCTACATATACAATCAGCTGGACGGAAAAAACACAACTGAGAAAAAGGCATATATGGCATATATGGCATATAGCGAAAATGTAAACAAATATGTGGGGAAAGTAACggcacatttaaaaattaacagagGGAATGGAAACATCATATTTTCGGTTCCCACCTTTttggacatttttttctttaattacTTCAAATTTAATTGCAAATCCAAATTAGTGTTTCTGCACAGCGTGTTAAACATAAAGACGCACGAAAAGACGCAATTCCGTCCGAAGcaggaacaaaatgaaaaaaaaaaaaaaaaaattttaacacaCTTGTGCCAAATTCTTGTAAACTCCAACACGAATTATGTGCAGGAAATACGTCAAAAGTAcgtaaacaaattttatcaGTCAAATGATAGGGACAAGGGAGACCTCTCCAATCAACAGCCAAAGGTTAAGTGTACCCCCCACGCCATTATCCCTTTAAGCAGCAGAAGAACGTTTATGCAGGACATACTAAATCAaacacaaaatttaaaagactTGTCAATTCTCATTTGCATTGTAAGAAAAGCGTCTTCGTTCCACACGTTCGATTGCTCCAAAATAGTAGACGCCCTGTTGAGAAAGCTTTACTCACTTATTCACAATCTCTCCTTGGCGGTGAAACCCAACTGTGCAAGTAGTTTGGGCCACTCCTCCTCCCTAACCCTAATCGATAAGAGTAAAATAGAACAGACCAAAACGGTAACCATACGGGACCTTCTTTATTCCTTCTACCAACTTGTCTACCTCCAGGGGGGCCCGAAAAtccagtttatttttttgaaaattctGGCCATCCTTGGGAGGGGCGGCCAGGGCgcctggggggaagcggcggtcGAAGCGAAAGAAGCGAATGCGAACCCTACaacttctctcccccccgcgcgcaaCCTCTTCCTCTCGAACAAAGACATCGAGCagctcctcttcctcctcagcAAGAATGCCCACCTAAACGGCCACTTCATGCACCCCCTAGTTATGCGCTTCTATGTGAAGCTGTTCACACTAAGTCCCTCAGTCACTTActttaacaaattaattaaacAAAACGGTGAAGCAAATTATGCCTTCTGCCCGATTTCTATGTTTCCAAAAAGCTCTCCATCCTACCtcgaatttttaaaaaaaacggatgTGAAAAACTACTTCCACACCTTCTATCAAACGTTATGCATcaaatatttgttaaaaagaagagcacttttttgtgaaaaattgAGCAGCTTCGACCATTCTGCGTGCCCAGGTATGACCCACTCACCTCGTCTGAGCCACTTTGTACTTTACCAAAATAtagttaacaaaataatcgCTCGgtctttttatctttatcaAGAGAAAGTCATTCCGAAGGGGAAATACTCCCACAAGTGGGTTCACACCACTACAAACAGTGCACgtcaaaaatatgaaaaaaatttcatctaCGACTTTACCAAATgtaagtttttttatttaatatacatcAGAGCAATTATgcgaggaagaagaagagggaagcCACTCGGAAAATGCACACCACGTGGTCCTCGTGAAAAAGAAGCGACACAGAAATTGTCAACCGTAGAGGCATCTTAGAAGTGGGGTACCCGCAAAGGGAatgttttgcttcccccccttttttttttttttttactaccaATTCGTTGCTACGTTGCGCGTAACTATTATGCACATTTGGAGCCTCCCGAAAATCTGTCCTTCGTTTATTCACTTATTGGGGAGTGTATCTTCTTCCCCGCAAGGCACTCCCCCCACTTGCCTATATTTGCACGCACATTTTTCACCCCAAAAAAGACCACCTCTCAGAACTTCTTCGTTTGGTCCACGTCGAATTGGATAGACAAACAAGATTgaccatttgttttttatttcttattttttattgattACGTTTTATTGATTGCGCGCCTGGCGCATGCCAAGCAAACCGCACAAGcgtcattaaaaaaaagggaaacaacaTGGCgttgaaaaaaggggctgCATTTCaacaatttaataaaatgcgCCCTTCTCAAATGATGTTTGTGCTGTAATCACAAACGaagtgcagaaaaaaaaaaaaaaaaagcaaacaagTGAGTAAAAAGGAGGGCAAAcaggggggcaaaatggagacTACACAACACAGTAACGGCAAAGCCAACTGCGCAAAATGCCGCACGCGTGCAGAGCCAGCTACTCCTGTGTGCAAAAAGACGCCCATTTAATTCTTCAGAAAATCCGCGATGtcttttaaattatgataatacttcataaaattttgcgTGTTCTCAAAGCCCTgttcggggggggaaaaaaaaaagagaaagaaaatgaacgaatgggaaagggggcaaaaaaca includes:
- a CDS encoding hypothetical protein, conserved (encoded by transcript PVX_083505A), which produces MNGLSRLKSRTCKPAARKKLHIFCDEQSYADNLTRLYIYNQLDGKNTTEKKAYMAYMAYSENVNKYVGKVTAHLKINRGNGNIIFSVPTFLDIFFFNYFKFNCKSKLVFLHSVLNIKTHEKTQFRPKQEQNEKKKKKILTHLCQILVNSNTNYVQEIRQKYVNKFYQSNDRDKGDLSNQQPKVKCTPHAIIPLSSRRTFMQDILNQTQNLKDLSILICIVRKASSFHTFDCSKIVDALLRKLYSLIHNLSLAVKPNCASSLGHSSSLTLIDKSKIEQTKTVTIRDLLYSFYQLVYLQGGPKIQFIFLKILAILGRGGQGAWGEAAVEAKEANANPTTSLPPARNLFLSNKDIEQLLFLLSKNAHLNGHFMHPLVMRFYVKLFTLSPSVTYFNKLIKQNGEANYAFCPISMFPKSSPSYLEFLKKTDVKNYFHTFYQTLCIKYLLKRRALFCEKLSSFDHSACPGMTHSPRLSHFVLYQNIVNKIIARSFYLYQEKVIPKGKYSHKWVHTTTNSARQKYEKNFIYDFTKCKFFYLIYIRAIMRGRRRGKPLGKCTPRGPREKEATQKLSTVEAS